From one Phytohabitans houttuyneae genomic stretch:
- a CDS encoding SDR family NAD(P)-dependent oxidoreductase, translated as MDWSAGAVSLLTASQPWPEVGRPRRAAVSSFGISGTNAHVILEEPPAAEPVGEPAATPALVAWPVSARSAAALDAQIERLNALPEDARLDTGYSLATGRSLFEHRAVLLAGAEGVVETARGTARERTLALLFTGQGAQRLGMGRGLYDRFPTFAAALDEVLSHLDPGLRDVMWGTDRDRLDHTGWAQPALFAIEVALYRLVESLGIRADQLTGHSIGEVAAAHVAGVLTLTDAATLVSARASLMGALPAGGAMVAVRATEDEVRPLLTGGVSIAAVNGPASVVIAGEEEAVLALAGRWRAKRLAVSHAFHSPLMDPMLDDFHTVVKGLSFSPPRIPLVAGGDVTSPEYWVRQVREPVRFADAVATLRERGVDAMLEVGPDGVLSAMVAGAAPGDAVVVPLLRADTGEELAATTALARLHVVGVDVDWAAAYAGTGARRIDLPTYPFQRSRYWPARPAGDDGLFRPLWTPLATPAGEPAPDTVLLDITPDTGGDLAGTAQGAVRGALAAVQSWLAEEGRTDSHLVVVTRNATAVAPGDTVDGIAAAGVWGLVRSAQSEHPGRITLVDVDGTAGSEAALPAAVASARAAGEPQVAIRSGTASVLRLSPVEGRPAPTTRWEAAREGTVLITGGTGALGAAVARHLAGQHGIRHLLLVSRRGPDAPGADALVAELSALGATAEVAACDTANRDDLASLLSGRAISAVVHTAAVLDDGMLRSLSGERFERVLRPKLDAAVHLHELTRDANLAAFVLFSSAAGITGAPGQANYAAANTFLDALAQHRRAIGLPGISLAWGLWEERGGITRALAEADIALLRGQGIVPITTDRGLELFDRASDVDEPLLVPARSTCARSPGARRPPSCATCPACRRHRRPAPPRPAPTSPPVCAAARRASGKDCCWSWWSGTSPRCSVTSRPARSTGSAASSTSA; from the coding sequence GTGGACTGGTCCGCCGGAGCGGTCTCGCTGCTGACGGCCAGCCAGCCGTGGCCCGAGGTGGGGCGGCCGAGGCGGGCGGCGGTGTCGTCGTTCGGCATCAGCGGCACCAACGCGCACGTCATCCTCGAAGAGCCACCCGCCGCCGAGCCGGTAGGGGAGCCGGCCGCCACGCCCGCCCTCGTCGCATGGCCGGTGTCGGCGCGCTCCGCCGCCGCGCTCGACGCGCAGATCGAGCGGCTCAACGCGCTCCCGGAGGACGCTCGGCTCGACACCGGCTACTCCCTCGCGACCGGCCGTTCCCTCTTCGAGCACCGGGCGGTCCTGCTGGCCGGTGCCGAGGGCGTGGTCGAGACCGCCCGCGGCACCGCCCGGGAGCGGACGCTCGCGCTGCTCTTCACCGGCCAGGGCGCGCAGCGGCTGGGCATGGGACGCGGGCTGTACGACCGCTTTCCCACCTTCGCCGCCGCACTCGACGAGGTGCTGTCCCACCTGGACCCCGGCCTGCGGGACGTCATGTGGGGTACGGACCGTGACCGCCTCGACCACACCGGGTGGGCGCAGCCCGCACTATTCGCCATCGAGGTCGCGCTCTACCGGCTCGTCGAGTCGCTCGGCATCCGGGCCGACCAGCTGACCGGCCACTCAATCGGCGAGGTCGCCGCCGCACATGTCGCGGGCGTCCTCACCCTCACCGACGCCGCGACGCTTGTCTCGGCCCGGGCCTCGCTGATGGGCGCCCTGCCGGCCGGTGGCGCGATGGTGGCGGTACGCGCCACGGAGGACGAGGTGAGGCCGCTGCTCACCGGCGGCGTGTCGATCGCCGCCGTCAACGGGCCCGCCTCGGTCGTCATCGCCGGCGAGGAGGAAGCCGTCCTGGCGCTGGCCGGGCGTTGGCGGGCGAAGCGGCTCGCGGTGTCGCACGCTTTCCACTCGCCGCTGATGGACCCGATGCTCGACGACTTTCACACGGTCGTGAAGGGACTGTCGTTCTCCCCACCCCGCATACCCCTCGTCGCCGGCGGCGACGTCACCTCGCCCGAGTACTGGGTGCGGCAGGTGCGCGAGCCGGTCCGCTTCGCCGACGCGGTCGCGACCCTGCGCGAGCGGGGCGTGGACGCGATGCTGGAGGTCGGCCCGGACGGTGTGCTGTCGGCGATGGTCGCCGGCGCGGCGCCCGGGGATGCGGTCGTGGTGCCGCTGCTGCGCGCCGACACCGGCGAGGAACTGGCCGCCACCACCGCCCTTGCCCGCCTGCACGTCGTAGGCGTCGACGTCGACTGGGCGGCCGCGTACGCCGGCACGGGTGCCCGCCGGATCGACCTGCCCACGTACCCGTTCCAGCGCAGCCGCTACTGGCCGGCCCGCCCCGCCGGCGATGACGGGCTCTTCCGGCCGCTGTGGACGCCGCTCGCGACCCCGGCCGGCGAACCGGCCCCGGACACCGTGCTGCTCGACATCACGCCGGACACCGGTGGTGACCTGGCCGGCACGGCGCAAGGCGCGGTGCGGGGCGCGCTCGCCGCCGTACAGTCCTGGCTCGCCGAGGAAGGCCGCACGGACTCACACCTTGTCGTGGTGACCCGCAACGCGACGGCCGTCGCGCCGGGCGACACAGTGGACGGTATCGCCGCCGCGGGCGTGTGGGGACTGGTCCGCTCGGCGCAGTCCGAGCATCCCGGCCGGATCACGCTCGTCGACGTGGACGGCACCGCCGGATCCGAGGCCGCGCTCCCGGCTGCCGTGGCCTCCGCCCGCGCGGCCGGCGAGCCCCAGGTGGCCATCCGGAGCGGCACCGCGTCCGTGCTCCGCCTCTCCCCGGTCGAAGGGCGGCCCGCGCCCACCACCCGGTGGGAGGCGGCCCGCGAGGGCACCGTGCTCATCACCGGCGGCACCGGCGCGCTCGGCGCGGCCGTCGCCCGGCACCTCGCCGGGCAGCACGGCATCCGGCACCTGCTGCTGGTCAGCCGGCGCGGTCCGGACGCCCCGGGCGCCGACGCGCTCGTCGCTGAACTGTCCGCGCTCGGCGCCACCGCGGAGGTCGCCGCCTGCGACACCGCCAACCGCGACGACCTGGCCAGCCTCCTCAGCGGACGGGCGATCAGCGCGGTCGTGCACACCGCGGCCGTCCTCGACGACGGCATGCTGCGCTCGCTGTCCGGCGAGCGGTTCGAGCGCGTGCTCCGGCCCAAGCTTGACGCCGCCGTACACCTGCACGAGCTGACCCGGGACGCCAACCTCGCCGCTTTCGTGCTCTTCTCCTCGGCGGCCGGCATCACCGGCGCACCCGGCCAGGCCAACTACGCCGCCGCGAACACCTTCCTCGACGCACTGGCCCAGCACCGCCGGGCGATCGGCCTGCCCGGCATCTCGCTCGCCTGGGGGCTGTGGGAGGAGCGGGGCGGCATCACCCGCGCCCTCGCCGAGGCGGACATCGCCCTGCTGCGCGGGCAGGGCATCGTCCCGATCACCACCGACCGGGGGCTGGAGCTGTTCGACCGCGCGTCCGATGTGGACGAGCCGCTTCTCGTCCCCGCCCGCTCGACCTGCGCGCGTTCACCGGGCGCGAGGCGCCCGCCATCCTGCGCGACCTGCCCGGCCTGCCGCCGGCACCGGCGACCGGCACCGCCGCGGCCCGCACCGACCTCGCCGCCCGTCTGCGCGGCAGCGCGCCGGGCGAGCGGGAAGGACTGCTGCTGGAGCTGGTGGTCCGGCACGTCGCCGCGGTGCTCGGTCACGAGTCGGCCCGCACGATCGACCGGGAGCGCGGCTTCGTCGACCTCGGCATGA
- a CDS encoding type I polyketide synthase: MPEDQQDRVVEYLRRVTVDLKRARQRVDELESRNREPIAITGMACRLPGGVRSPEDLWRLVAEGRDGIGGFPTDRGFDLDRLFGADGTSRSATREGGFLDDVAGFDAGFFGLSPREALAMEPQQRLLLETSWEAIERAGIDATRLRGSRTGVFVGACGTGYDSLLSEESEGFVLTGTTGSVMSGRVSYTFGLEGPAVTIDTACSSSLVALHLAVQALRNDECSLALVGGAMVFADLFVFVEFSKQGGLAPDGRCKAFAEAADGTGWSEGVGVLVVERLSDARRLGHPVLAVVRGSAVNQDGASNGLSAPNGPSQQRVIRAALANAGLSAADIDAVEAHGTGTTLGDPIEAQALLATYGQERERPLLLGSVKSNIGHTQAAAGVAGVMKMVLALRHGLVPKTLHVDSPSSHVDWEAGGVTLLTEPAPWPAVDRPWRAGVSSFGISGTNAHVILEQATASEAETQSAPVPAAVPWLVAAKSEAALDAQLARLRALPAPALVDIGRSLATGRAQLPHRAVLMACEDGMPEIARGVASQPLLAMLFSGGGGQRLGMGRELYQRFPVFARAFDEVVAELDPHLARPLREVVWGSNKDLLDQMGLALPALFALQVSLYRLMESFGVSAGYLGGHSNGEVVAAHLAGVFSLPDACRLVAARSRLMQALPPGGAMVAVQATEAEVLPRLAGHETRASIAAINSPASVVVSGDEATVLEVAGHFAAEGRKTSRLAITHASHSPLMEPMLEEFRAVLDGLSFAEPEIPLLSNLSGRIAAPDEVCTPDYWVRHVRGGVRFADGIGALREAGVSALLEVGPSGALSSMVQECLGEDPATVTPVLRKDRPEEVAAVTALARLHVAGVAVDWATLFAGTGSRHVDLPTYPFQRERFWPSGGSAAGDVRAAGLDATRHPLVGAAAELADGSGLLFTGRLSLRTHAWLADHSVGGAVLLPGTAFVELAIRAADEVGCGRLDGLTLVAPLVLPERGAVQVQVRVGPQEGGRRELSVYGRTEESADAAWTLHATGALTDDLAAAEGFDTTVWPPAGAEPADLAGFYPRMAGSGLAYGPVFQGLRGVWRRGDEVFAEVALPDGAPDPQAYGLHPALLDAALHAVAFVDGAGEGLLPFDWTGVSLHASGAATLRVRLAATGTGAVSLAAVDGSGAGVLSVESVAFRPPATPHAGTESLFAMTWTPTAVEPSPRAPDTVRIDAVGDGEGPDAVHALTARVLAVLQAAESDDRRHVFVTRGAVSVAGEPVRDLAGAAVSGLVRSAQAEQPGRFLLVDLDGTDLPDLPSGGEQEYAVRGGTFFVPRLARMSDVELVPPVGCPWRLGSTRGGSLDGLALVPAPEASRPLAEREVRVAIGAAGLNFRDVLTALGMYPGDVRVSGSEAAGTVVEIGPEVTDLRVGERVTGMVAESFGPLGIADERFLARTPARWSDETAASVPVVFLTAYYGLVDLAGLVAGERVLIHAGAGGVGMAAVQLARYLGAEVFATASEGKWEVLRSLGLDEAHIASSRSLGFASRFPSVDVVLNSLAGEFVDASVGLLRAGGRFVEMGKTDIRRAEDLPGVVYRPFDLADAGPERIGSMLGELLDLFAIDALRPLPVTSWDVRRAGEAFRFMSMAKHVGKIVLTMPRVWDPGGTVLVTGGTGGLGGELARHLVSVRGMRRLLLTSRRGLAAPGAVALRDELASLGAEVEVVACDVADREAVAGLLSGRRLTAVVHTAGVLDDGLVGSLTAERLSAVLRPKVDAAWHLHELTRDLDLAAFVLYSSSAGVLGSPGQGNYAAGNAYLDALAAHRRSLGLPAISLAWGAFTQDTGMTATLTEADRDRITRSGMPLLTVEQGLALFETATSVDAAAAVPMRLDLRALRGRDAVPDLLRGLVRAPIRRAATAAGAGAETSLAATLRGLPAAERERMVVDLLRREVAAVLGHASGASIEVERPFKDLGFDSLTAVELRNRLNAATGLRLSATLVFDHPTIRHLTDHTVSELLGATAGDSGPVAATASGDDPIVIVGMGCRLPGDVRSPDDLWRLVVDERDAMGGIPADRGWDLATLLGPDTPATALVGGFVADAMDFDADFFGISPREALAMDPQQRLLLETAWEALERAGIAPRSLAGSDTGVFVGAGSSDYGAALQDDEDSQGFVLTGTALSVISGRVSYTLGLEGPALTVDTACSSSLVAMHLAAQALRTGECSLALVGGVTVMVDPLIYTEFHRQGGSAADGRCKAFADAADGPGWSEGAGVLVLERLSDARRKGHPVLALIRGSAVNQDGGSNGLTAPNGPAQRRVIRQALANAGLAPSDVDVVEGHGTGTALGDPIEAQAVLATYGQDRERPLLLGAVKSNIGHLQAASGTAGVIKMVEALRHGIAPRTLHVDAPRRTWTGPPERSRC; the protein is encoded by the coding sequence CGGGACGGCATCGGCGGGTTCCCCACCGACCGCGGCTTCGACCTCGACCGGCTCTTCGGCGCGGACGGCACGTCACGCTCCGCCACGCGCGAGGGCGGCTTTCTCGACGACGTGGCGGGGTTCGACGCCGGCTTCTTCGGCCTGTCGCCGCGCGAAGCCCTTGCCATGGAACCGCAGCAGCGGCTGCTGCTGGAGACCTCGTGGGAGGCGATCGAGCGCGCCGGCATCGACGCGACCCGGCTGCGCGGAAGCCGCACCGGCGTGTTCGTCGGCGCCTGCGGCACCGGCTACGACTCGCTGCTTTCCGAAGAGTCCGAGGGTTTCGTGCTGACCGGCACGACCGGCAGCGTGATGTCCGGTCGGGTCTCCTACACGTTCGGGCTCGAAGGCCCCGCCGTCACCATCGACACCGCCTGCTCCTCCTCACTCGTCGCACTCCACCTCGCCGTGCAGGCGCTGCGAAACGACGAGTGCTCACTCGCCCTCGTCGGCGGCGCGATGGTCTTCGCCGACCTGTTCGTCTTCGTCGAGTTTTCCAAGCAGGGCGGGCTGGCGCCGGACGGGCGGTGCAAGGCATTCGCCGAGGCGGCCGACGGCACCGGCTGGTCCGAAGGCGTCGGGGTCCTGGTCGTGGAGCGGCTCTCCGACGCGCGCCGGCTCGGGCATCCCGTGCTCGCGGTGGTGCGCGGCTCGGCGGTCAACCAGGACGGCGCCTCCAACGGTCTCTCCGCGCCGAACGGCCCCTCGCAGCAGCGGGTGATCCGGGCCGCGCTCGCCAACGCCGGCCTGTCGGCGGCGGACATCGACGCGGTAGAGGCGCACGGCACCGGTACCACGCTGGGCGATCCGATCGAGGCGCAGGCGCTCCTGGCGACGTACGGGCAGGAGCGGGAGCGGCCGCTGCTGCTCGGCTCGGTGAAGTCGAACATCGGCCACACGCAGGCGGCCGCGGGAGTCGCCGGCGTGATGAAGATGGTGCTCGCGCTGCGGCACGGGCTCGTACCCAAGACCCTCCACGTCGACTCTCCGTCGTCCCATGTGGACTGGGAAGCCGGCGGCGTAACGCTGCTGACCGAGCCGGCGCCGTGGCCCGCCGTCGACCGGCCGTGGCGGGCCGGCGTCTCGTCGTTCGGCATCAGCGGCACCAACGCACACGTGATCCTCGAACAGGCCACGGCTTCCGAGGCCGAGACCCAGTCCGCTCCCGTGCCGGCCGCCGTACCGTGGCTCGTCGCGGCCAAGAGTGAGGCGGCGCTCGATGCGCAGCTCGCGCGGCTCCGCGCACTGCCGGCACCCGCGCTCGTCGACATCGGACGGTCACTCGCCACCGGCCGGGCCCAGCTGCCGCACCGCGCCGTGCTCATGGCCTGCGAAGACGGCATGCCGGAGATCGCACGCGGCGTCGCGAGCCAGCCGCTGCTGGCGATGCTCTTCTCCGGTGGCGGCGGGCAGCGGCTCGGCATGGGGCGCGAGCTGTACCAGCGCTTCCCCGTCTTCGCCCGGGCCTTCGACGAGGTGGTCGCCGAGCTCGACCCGCACCTCGCCCGGCCCTTGCGCGAGGTGGTCTGGGGCAGCAACAAGGATCTGCTCGACCAGATGGGGCTGGCACTGCCCGCGCTGTTTGCGCTCCAGGTGTCGCTGTACCGGCTGATGGAGTCGTTCGGCGTCAGCGCCGGCTACCTCGGCGGGCACTCCAACGGCGAGGTCGTCGCCGCCCACCTGGCCGGCGTCTTCTCGCTGCCGGACGCGTGCCGGCTGGTCGCCGCCCGATCCCGTTTGATGCAGGCGTTGCCGCCGGGCGGGGCCATGGTGGCGGTACAGGCGACCGAGGCGGAGGTCCTCCCACGCCTGGCCGGCCACGAGACGCGGGCCTCCATCGCCGCCATCAACAGCCCGGCGTCCGTGGTGGTCTCCGGCGACGAGGCGACGGTACTGGAGGTGGCCGGCCACTTCGCCGCCGAAGGCCGCAAGACGTCCCGCCTCGCGATCACCCACGCCTCGCACTCACCGCTGATGGAGCCGATGCTGGAGGAGTTCCGCGCGGTCCTCGACGGACTGTCCTTTGCGGAGCCGGAGATACCGCTGCTGTCCAACCTCTCGGGCCGGATCGCCGCGCCCGACGAGGTGTGCACGCCCGACTACTGGGTGCGGCACGTACGCGGCGGGGTGCGCTTCGCCGACGGGATCGGAGCCCTCCGCGAGGCCGGCGTCTCCGCGCTGCTGGAGGTCGGGCCGAGCGGCGCGCTGTCCAGCATGGTCCAGGAGTGCCTCGGCGAGGACCCGGCAACGGTGACGCCGGTACTGCGCAAGGACCGGCCCGAGGAGGTCGCCGCCGTCACGGCCCTCGCGCGCCTGCACGTGGCCGGCGTCGCGGTCGACTGGGCCACGCTCTTCGCCGGCACCGGGTCCCGCCACGTCGACCTGCCCACGTATCCGTTCCAGCGCGAGCGGTTCTGGCCCAGCGGCGGCTCGGCGGCCGGCGATGTGCGCGCCGCCGGACTGGACGCGACCCGGCACCCGCTCGTCGGCGCGGCCGCCGAACTCGCCGACGGCTCCGGGCTCCTCTTCACCGGACGGCTGTCACTGCGCACCCACGCCTGGCTCGCCGACCATTCGGTTGGTGGGGCGGTGCTGCTGCCCGGTACGGCGTTCGTCGAGCTGGCGATCCGCGCCGCGGACGAGGTCGGCTGCGGCCGGCTCGACGGGCTGACGCTCGTGGCACCGCTGGTGCTGCCGGAGCGCGGCGCCGTACAGGTACAGGTGCGGGTCGGCCCGCAGGAGGGCGGCCGCCGCGAGCTGTCCGTGTACGGCCGGACCGAGGAGTCGGCCGACGCGGCCTGGACGCTGCACGCCACCGGCGCGCTCACCGATGATCTCGCCGCCGCCGAGGGCTTCGACACGACGGTGTGGCCGCCAGCCGGTGCCGAGCCGGCCGACCTCGCCGGCTTCTACCCGCGGATGGCCGGCAGCGGCCTCGCGTACGGGCCGGTCTTCCAGGGCCTGCGCGGCGTGTGGCGGCGCGGCGACGAGGTCTTCGCCGAGGTGGCGCTCCCGGACGGTGCGCCCGATCCGCAGGCGTACGGGCTGCACCCAGCGCTGCTGGACGCCGCGCTGCACGCGGTCGCGTTCGTGGACGGCGCCGGGGAGGGCCTGCTGCCGTTCGACTGGACGGGCGTGTCACTGCACGCGTCCGGTGCCGCGACCCTCCGCGTGCGGCTCGCCGCGACCGGCACCGGTGCCGTGTCGCTGGCCGCCGTCGACGGCTCGGGTGCCGGCGTGTTGAGCGTCGAGTCAGTCGCTTTCCGGCCGCCCGCGACGCCTCACGCCGGTACCGAATCGTTGTTTGCCATGACTTGGACCCCCACGGCCGTGGAGCCTTCGCCGCGGGCGCCGGACACCGTCCGGATCGATGCCGTCGGAGACGGAGAAGGCCCTGACGCGGTGCACGCGCTGACCGCGCGTGTGCTCGCCGTCCTCCAAGCGGCCGAGTCGGACGACCGCCGGCATGTCTTCGTCACGCGCGGCGCGGTCAGCGTGGCCGGCGAGCCCGTGCGCGACCTCGCCGGTGCCGCCGTGTCGGGCCTGGTGCGGTCCGCGCAGGCCGAGCAGCCCGGCCGGTTTCTGCTCGTCGACCTGGACGGCACCGACCTGCCCGACCTGCCGTCCGGTGGCGAGCAGGAGTACGCGGTGCGCGGTGGCACCTTCTTCGTGCCGCGGCTCGCGCGGATGTCCGATGTGGAGCTCGTGCCGCCGGTCGGCTGTCCCTGGCGGCTCGGCAGCACCCGCGGCGGAAGCCTTGACGGGCTGGCACTCGTACCGGCTCCGGAGGCGAGCCGACCATTGGCCGAGCGCGAGGTGCGCGTGGCGATCGGCGCGGCCGGCCTGAACTTCAGGGACGTGCTCACGGCTCTCGGCATGTACCCGGGCGACGTGCGGGTCTCCGGCTCGGAGGCGGCGGGCACCGTCGTGGAGATCGGGCCCGAGGTGACCGACCTGCGGGTCGGCGAGCGGGTCACCGGCATGGTGGCCGAGAGCTTCGGCCCGCTCGGCATCGCCGACGAGCGCTTTCTCGCCAGGACGCCGGCGCGGTGGTCGGACGAGACCGCCGCCTCGGTCCCGGTCGTCTTCCTCACCGCCTACTACGGGTTGGTGGATCTGGCGGGTTTGGTGGCGGGTGAGCGGGTGTTGATCCATGCCGGTGCTGGTGGTGTGGGGATGGCGGCGGTTCAGCTTGCGCGGTATTTGGGTGCGGAGGTCTTTGCGACGGCGAGTGAGGGTAAGTGGGAGGTGTTGCGGTCGCTGGGGTTGGATGAGGCGCATATTGCGTCGTCGCGTTCGCTTGGTTTTGCTTCGCGTTTTCCGTCGGTGGATGTGGTGTTGAACTCGCTGGCGGGTGAGTTTGTGGACGCGTCGGTGGGTTTGCTTCGGGCTGGTGGCCGGTTCGTCGAGATGGGCAAGACGGATATCCGCCGTGCTGAGGATCTGCCGGGTGTGGTGTACCGGCCTTTCGATCTGGCCGACGCGGGTCCTGAGCGGATCGGGTCGATGCTGGGCGAGCTGCTGGACCTCTTCGCGATTGACGCCCTGCGGCCGTTGCCGGTGACGTCGTGGGATGTGCGTCGGGCTGGTGAGGCGTTCCGGTTCATGAGCATGGCGAAGCATGTCGGCAAGATCGTGTTGACGATGCCGCGGGTGTGGGATCCGGGCGGGACGGTGCTGGTCACTGGCGGTACGGGTGGTTTGGGTGGTGAGTTGGCCCGGCATCTGGTGTCTGTGCGTGGGATGCGGCGGTTGTTGTTGACGAGTCGGCGTGGGTTGGCTGCGCCGGGTGCGGTGGCGTTGCGGGACGAGTTGGCGAGTCTGGGTGCCGAGGTCGAGGTCGTGGCGTGTGATGTCGCGGATCGGGAGGCGGTGGCCGGCCTGCTCAGTGGGCGGCGGTTGACGGCGGTGGTGCACACCGCGGGTGTTTTGGATGACGGGTTGGTCGGGTCGTTGACGGCGGAGCGGTTGTCCGCTGTGCTGCGGCCGAAGGTGGACGCGGCGTGGCATCTGCACGAGCTGACCCGCGACTTAGACCTCGCCGCGTTCGTCCTCTACTCCTCGTCGGCCGGTGTGCTGGGCAGTCCCGGCCAGGGCAACTACGCCGCCGGCAACGCCTACCTCGACGCCCTCGCCGCGCACCGCCGAAGCCTCGGCCTGCCCGCCATCTCACTCGCCTGGGGTGCGTTCACCCAGGACACCGGCATGACGGCGACCCTGACCGAGGCCGACCGCGACCGCATCACCCGCTCCGGCATGCCACTGCTGACCGTCGAGCAGGGACTGGCGCTCTTCGAGACCGCGACGTCGGTGGACGCCGCGGCGGCGGTGCCCATGCGGCTGGACCTGCGGGCGCTGCGCGGCCGGGACGCGGTGCCCGACCTGCTCCGCGGGCTGGTCCGGGCCCCGATCCGCCGCGCCGCCACGGCGGCCGGAGCGGGCGCGGAGACCTCGCTCGCCGCGACGCTGCGCGGCCTGCCCGCCGCCGAGCGGGAGCGGATGGTCGTCGACCTGCTCCGTCGCGAGGTGGCCGCCGTCCTGGGGCACGCCAGCGGCGCATCCATCGAGGTGGAGCGCCCGTTCAAGGATCTCGGGTTCGACTCGCTCACCGCCGTCGAGCTGCGCAACCGGCTCAACGCGGCGACCGGACTGCGGCTCAGCGCCACGCTCGTCTTCGACCACCCGACGATCCGGCACCTGACTGACCACACGGTCAGCGAGCTGCTCGGGGCCACGGCGGGAGACAGCGGCCCGGTCGCGGCCACCGCCTCGGGCGACGACCCGATCGTCATCGTCGGGATGGGCTGCCGGCTCCCCGGCGACGTGCGGTCACCGGACGACCTGTGGCGGCTTGTCGTCGACGAGCGGGACGCGATGGGCGGCATTCCGGCCGACCGCGGCTGGGACCTGGCCACCCTGCTCGGTCCGGACACGCCGGCCACCGCGCTCGTGGGCGGGTTCGTCGCCGACGCGATGGACTTCGACGCCGACTTCTTCGGCATCTCGCCGCGCGAGGCGCTCGCGATGGACCCGCAGCAGCGCCTGCTGCTGGAGACCGCGTGGGAAGCCCTGGAGCGGGCCGGCATCGCGCCGAGGTCGCTCGCCGGCTCGGACACCGGGGTCTTCGTCGGCGCGGGCAGCTCGGACTACGGCGCCGCGCTCCAGGACGACGAGGACTCGCAGGGTTTCGTGCTCACGGGTACGGCACTGAGCGTCATCTCCGGCCGCGTGTCGTACACGCTCGGCCTCGAAGGGCCCGCGCTCACCGTCGACACCGCCTGCTCCTCGTCGCTCGTCGCCATGCACCTCGCCGCCCAGGCGCTGCGCACCGGCGAGTGCTCGCTGGCGCTCGTCGGCGGCGTGACAGTGATGGTGGACCCGCTCATCTACACCGAGTTTCACCGGCAGGGCGGCTCGGCGGCGGACGGGCGGTGCAAGGCGTTCGCCGACGCGGCCGACGGGCCGGGCTGGTCGGAGGGGGCCGGGGTTCTCGTGCTGGAGCGCCTGTCCGACGCCCGGCGAAAGGGTCACCCGGTGCTCGCGCTGATCCGCGGCTCAGCCGTCAACCAGGACGGCGGCAGCAACGGCCTCACCGCGCCGAACGGTCCCGCCCAGCGCCGCGTCATCCGCCAGGCGCTCGCCAACGCCGGCCTCGCACCGTCCGACGTGGACGTCGTCGAGGGGCACGGCACCGGCACCGCGCTCGGCGACCCGATCGAGGCGCAGGCGGTGCTGGCCACGTACGGGCAGGACCGCGAGCGGCCGCTGCTGCTCGGCGCCGTCAAGTCGAACATCGGTCACCTCCAGGCCGCATCCGGTACCGCGGGCGTCATCAAGATGGTCGAGGCGCTGCGGCACGGCATCGCGCCGAGGACACTGCACGTGGACGCCCCTCGACGCACGTGGACTGGTCCGCCGGAGCGGTCTCGCTGCTGA
- a CDS encoding acyl carrier protein produces the protein MVRHVAAVLGHESARTIDRERGFVDLGMNSLTAVELRNRFAAEAGVRLPETTLYDYPTPLALARHLGTALGVDGDRAPEGIFAELERLEAAVAAAELDQAARTRLAKRLAAVQWRLESGGTAGTTTAALTQATDDEMFALIDQELGIN, from the coding sequence GTGGTCCGGCACGTCGCCGCGGTGCTCGGTCACGAGTCGGCCCGCACGATCGACCGGGAGCGCGGCTTCGTCGACCTCGGCATGAACTCGCTGACCGCCGTCGAGCTGCGCAACCGCTTCGCCGCCGAGGCGGGCGTGCGGCTGCCGGAGACCACCCTCTACGACTACCCCACCCCGCTCGCGCTCGCCCGGCATCTCGGCACCGCCCTCGGCGTCGACGGCGACCGCGCGCCGGAGGGCATCTTCGCCGAGCTCGAACGGCTGGAGGCCGCCGTAGCCGCCGCCGAGCTCGACCAAGCCGCCCGCACCCGGCTGGCCAAACGGCTCGCCGCCGTGCAGTGGCGGCTTGAGAGCGGCGGCACCGCCGGCACCACCACGGCGGCGCTCACCCAGGCCACCGACGACGAAATGTTCGCCCTGATCGACCAGGAACTCGGAATCAACTAG